The DNA window GCCCGGGTTCTGGTCGATGTTCAGCTTAGCTACGGTCAGTTTGCCCTGATACTCTTCAGCGATCTCATCCAGAATCGGGGCGATCATTTTGCACGGACCACACCACTCTGCCCAGAAATCGACGAGGGTCAGCCCGTCAGCCTTGAGTACGTCCGTGTCAAAACTGTCGTCAGTCAGGTGAATAATTTTATCGCTCATATTTAACTCCACAGGAATAAGCCTGGTGTGTTGGTGTCGTAGCCATCAACGACGCGCTGCGGCTACGTTATGCACGCTATTCTTCAGGATACCTCAATTCTCTGGTCTGCCAACTGGCGCGATCCCTCATGGACCCACCCTTTGACGCCAGGGTCACCTGAACGCGCACTGCATATTGCAGATTTATCGCTCCCGGCTCGCTTAGTGGTCTAAGCTATCCTGGATTCGTTCAGTTACCGTAGACGTACCTTGAATAATTTCGTACACCGCCAACGAAAGGTTGACGTTATTTCACCGGATACGCTTTCTTAATGCAATAGTTAGCTGATATTCTACCACACTATGAGCAAAACACATTTAACAGAACAGAAGTTTTCCGACTTCGCCCTGCACCCGGCAGTCATTGAAGCCCTTGAAAAGAAAGGGTTTCATAATTGCACACCTATTCAGGCCCTCGCCCTTCCGCTGACGCTGGAAGGCCGCGATGTCGCCGGGCAGGCGCAAACCGGTACCGGTAAAACGATGGCGTTCCTGACGTCGACGTTTCATTATCTTCTCTCTCACCCGGCTATCGCCGATCGCCAGGTTAACCAGCCGCGCGCGCTGATTATGGCGCCGACGCGTGAACTGGCGGTACAGATCCACGCGGACGCTGAACCGCTGGCGCAGGCCACCGGTCTGAAGCTGGGTCTGGCTTACGGCGGCGACGGCTACGATAAGCAGCTGAAAGTGCTGGAAAGCGGCGTCGATATTCTGATCGGTACCACCGGTCGTCTGATCGATTACGCGAAGCAAAACCACATTAACCTCGGCGCCATTCAGGTCGTCGTGCTGGACGAAGCCGATCGCATGTACGATCTCGGCTTTATTAAAGATATCCGCTGGCTGTTCCGCCGCATGCCGCCGGCCACTCAGCGTCTGAACATGCTGTTCTCCGCGACGCTTTCTTATCGCGTACGCGAACTGGCGTTCGAACAAATGAACAACGCCGAGTACGTTGAAGTCGAGCCGGAACAGAAAACGGGCCACCGTATTAAAGAAGAGCTCTTCTACCCGTCCAACGAAGAAAAAATGCGCCTGCTGCAGACGCTGCTGGAAGAAGAGTGGCCCGATCGCGCCATCGTCTTCGCCAATACCAAGCATCGTTGTGAAGATATCTGGGGCCATCTCGCCGCCGACGGCCATCGCGTAGGTCTGCTGACCGGCGACGTGGCGCAGAAAAAACGTCTGCGGATTCTCGAAGAATTTACCCGCGGCGACCTTGATATTCTGGTCGCGACTGACGTTGCCGCTCGTGGCTTGCACATTCCGGCCGTGACCCACGTCTTTAACTACGATCTGCCGGACGACTGCGAAGATTACGTTCACCGCATTGGCCGTACCGGTCGCGCTGGCGCCAGCGGTCACTCCATCAGCCTCGCCTGCGAAGAGTATGCGCTGAACCTGCCGGCTATCGAAACCTATATTGGTCACTCAATTCCGGTCAGCAAGTACAACCCGGACGCGCTGATGACCGACCTGCCTAAGCCGCTGCGACTGACCCGTGCGCGTCCAGGCAACGGCCCGCGCCGCAGCGGTCCACCGCGCAATCGTCGTCGTTCAGGTTAAGAACTCTATGCTATACGCTCAATCATTCAGAATCTGCCAGGGCGCGTTTCCCCGGCAACCCGCTCAGTTACACGGATTGGGCACAAGCGCCCCGTCGACCAGGGAGCCTTCTGAACGATGAAGAGCATGAGCTCCACCTCGCTGTATGCCGCCATTGATTTGGGCTCCAACAGTTTCCATATGTTGGTGGTGCGCGAGGTGGCTGGCAGTATCCAGACGCTGAGCCGCATTAAGCGCAAAGTTCGTCTGGCCGCCGGCCTGAATAGCGACAACACGCTCTCCGCAGAAGCGATGGAGCGCGGCTGGCAGTGCTTACGCCTGTTTGCCGAACGCCTGCAGGATATTCCGCCGGCGCAAATCCGCGTCGTGGCCACCGCCACGCTGCGTCTTGCCGTCAATGCCGGCGAATTTCTGGCGAAAGCGCAGGAGATCCTCGGCAGTCCGGTACAGGTCATTAGCGGTGAAGAAGAAGCGCGCCTGATTTATCAGGGTGTCGCCCACACCACCGGCGGCGCCGATCAGCGTCTGGTGGTCGATATCGGCGGCGCCAGCACCGAACTGGTGACCGGCACCGGCGCGCAAACGACCTCGCTATTTAGCCTGTCGATGGGCTGTGTGACCTGGCTTGAACGCTATTTCGCCGACCGCAGCCTGACGAAAGAGAATTTCGATCTTGCCGAGGCGGCCGCGCGTGAGGTGCTACTGCCCATCGCCGATGTGCTGCGCTATCACGGATGGAAAGTGTGCGTTGGCGCCTCCGGCACCGTTCAGGCTCTGCAGGAAATTATGATGGCGCAGGGGATGGATGAGCGGATCACCCTGACCAAACTCCAGCAGCTTAAACAGCGCGCCATCCAGTGCGGACGCCTGGAAGAGCTGGAGATCGAAGGCTTAACCCTTGAGCGAGCGCTGGTGTTTCCGAGCGGGCTGGCGATCCTTATCGCTATCTTCAGCGAACTGAATATTCAGTGTATGACCCTCGCGGGCGGCGCATTACGGGAAGGGCTGGTGTATGGCATGCTGCATCTCTCCGTTGAACAGGACATCCGCAGCCGCACTCTGCGTAATATTCAGCGTCGTTTTATGATCGACACCGAACAGGCCCAGCGCGTCGCTGGTCTTGCCAGCCACCTGCTCAGCCAGCTGGACGGCTGCTGGGAACTGGATCCGCTGAGCCGCGATTTGCTCCTCAGCGCCTGTGCGTTGCATGAGATTGGCCTGAGCGTGGATTTTAAGCGCGCGCCGCAGCACGCGGCCTATCTGGTCAATAATCTCGACCTGCCCGGCTTTACCCCAGCGCAGAAGAAGCTGATTGCGACGCTGTTGCTTAACCAGACTAACGCCATCGACCTCTCATCGCTTCATCAGCAGAACGCCGTCCCGCCGCGGGTTGCCGAACATCTTTGTCGCCTGCTGCGACTGGCGATACTCTTTGCCAGCCGGCGGCGTGACGATTTGCTGCCCGCCATCAATCTGGTGGCCGATGATGAAAAACTGTCCCTGACGCTGCCGGAAAACTGGCTGGATAATCACCCGCTTGGGGCTGAGCTGATCGAACAGGAATGCCAGTGGCAAAGCTATGTGCACTGGATGCTTGAGGTGAAGTAATACGCTGAACATTGCCGGGCGGCGGCTTCGCCTTACCCGGCCTGCTTATCGCTATCCTTTCTCTTTAGCTTTTGCCAGCATGGCGCGAATGTTCGCCACGTTAGCCTGTCCTTTATGCATTCGCTCTTCAGCGGTAATCACTTTGCGCGCCTGCTCCCAAATCAGATCGTCCTGGGGTAGCTCGAGCAGGAAACGGCTCGGTTCCGGGCGCACCACCTCACCATACTGCCGGCGCTCCTTACAGAGCGTAAAGGTCAGCTCTTTCTGCGCACGGGTGATGCCCACGTAGGCTAACCGGCGCTCTTCATCGACGTTATCTTCATCAATGCTGCTCTGGTGCGGGAGCAATCCCTCCTCCATGCCCACCAGGTAAACATACGGGAACTCCAGCCCTTTTGAGGCATGGAGGGTCATCAGCTGCACCTGATCCAGCTCTTCATCCGATTCGCCGCGCTCCATCATGTCGCGCAGCGTAAAGCGGGTGACCACCTGCGTCAGGGTCATCGGCTCATCGATTTCGCTGCCTTCCAGCATCTCGGTCATCCAGGTGAACAGCTGGTTGACGTTTTTCATGCGCATTTCCGCGGCTTTCGGGCTGGGCGAGGTTTCATACAACCAGGATTCGTAATCAATCCCGCGGATCAAGTCGCGCACGGCGTTGACCGGCTCGCGTTCGGCCAGTTGCTGGATCTCGCGCAGCCAGTGGGTGAAGCGGGTGAGTGATTCATAGCCGCGCCCGGTCAGCATCTGGCTAAGACCCATATCAAAGCTGGCGGTGAACAATCCTTTGTTGCGGCCCATCGCCCACTCACCGAGCTTTTGCAGCGTCGCCGGGCCGATCTCGCGCTTCGGCGTGTTGACGATACGCAGAAAGGCGCTGTCGTCGTCCGGGTTGGTCAGCACGCGCAGATAGGCCAGCAGATCTTTAATTTCCGGGCGCGAGAAGAACGACGTGCCGCCGGAGATTTTGTACGGGATGCGGTTCTGCATCAGCATCTTTTCAAAGACCCGCGACTGGTGATTGCCGCGATAAAGGATCGCGTAGTCTTTGTAATTGGTTTTATTGATAAAGTGGTGGGCGATCAGTTCCCCGGCCACGCGCTCCGCTTCATGATCTTCATTGTTGGCGGAGAGCACTTTCAGCTCAGCGCCGTATCCCAGTTCGGAGAACAGACGCTTTTCAAAAACGTGCGGGTTGTTGGCGATCAGAATGTTAGCGGCTTTCAGAATACGCCCGGAGGAGCGATAGTTCTGCTCAAGCTTGATAACCTGCAGCGCCGGGAAGTCCTGGCTGAGCAGCACCAGGTTCTGTGGCCGCGCGCCGCGCCACGAGTAGATCGACTGGTCATCGTCGCCTACCACGGTAAAACGCGCCCGCTGGCCCACCAGCAGCTTCACCAGCTCATACTGGCTGGTGTTGGTATCCTGATACTCATCCACCAGCAGGTAGCGGATCTTATTCTGCCAGCGTTCGCGCACCTCCTCGTTGCGCTGCAGCAGCAGCGTCGGCAGCAGGATCAGATCGTCAAAATCGAGGACATTGCAGGCCTTCATATGCGCATCGTACAGCCCATAGCAGTGGGCGAAGATGCGGTCCCGTTCGCCTTTCGCACCCGCGGCGGCCTGGGCCGGGGTTTTCAGATCGTTTTTCCAGTTGGAGATCGTCGAGATCAACTGCTGGAGCACCACTTTGTCATCTTCGATCAACCCTTCGGTCAGCTCTTTGAGCAACGCCACCTGGTCGGTATCGTCGAATAAGGAGAAGTTAGACTTCATGCCCAGCGCGGCGTATTCCCGCTTGATGATATCCAGCCCCAGGGTGTGGAAGGTGGAAATCATCAGCCCGCGCGCCTCTTTGCGCCCCAGCGTTTGCCCAACGCGCTCTTTCATCTCGCGCGCGGCTTTGTTGGTAAAGGTCACGGCCGCGATATGGCGCGCCTGATAGCCGCAGCCGCGGATCAGGTGGGCGATTTTATTGGTGATCACGCGGGTCTTACCGGAGCCGGCGCCCGCCAGCACCAGGCACGGTCCGGTTACAAATTCGACGGCTTGTTGTTGGCCAGGGTTTAAACGCATGGGAGTCTTGCTCAATCTTCGAACGGGGTGGGGATTGTAGCAGAAAGCGGAGCCGAGATTTACCGACTGATGGTAAAGTGAAGAAATCGCGATTAACCCATAGAGCAGAACCATGAAAAAGACCGCAGCAGCCCTGCATATCCTGGTCAAAGAAGAAAAACTGGCCCAGGAGATCCTCGCCAAACTGGAGCGGGGCGTCAGCTTCGATCATCTGGCGAAGCGCTATTCCCAATGTCCCTCGGGGCGCAACGGCGGCGACCTGGGCGAGTTTCAGCAAGGCGCGATGGTCGGCCCATTCGATCAGGCGGTCTTTAGCTGCCCGCTTCTCAAGCCCTACGGTCCGGTAAAAACCAAGTTTGGCTACCATATCATTAAGGTGCTTTATCGCCGCTGACGCGTGGTATATTGCGCCCCGATTTATCTCAACCTATTCAAGGCACGATCATGGCAAAAACAGCAGCAGCACTGCATATTCTTGTTAAAGAAGAGAAACTGGCTCTGGATCTTCTGGAGCAGATTAAAAACGGCGCCGACTTCGGTAAGCTGGCAAAGAAACACTCTATTTGCCCATCAGGTAAACGCGGCGGTGATTTAGGTGAATTCCGCCAGGGCCAGATGGTCCCGGCGTTCGATAAAGTGGTCTTCTCCTGCCCGGTGCTGGAGCCAACCGGACCGCTGCATACCCAGTTCGGCTACCACATCATCAAAGTCCTGTACCGGAAATAATAAAAAAACCCGGGGATCTTAATCTCCGGGTTTTTGCCTGATGGCGCTTCGCTTATCAGGCCTACTAAACAAATTCATTCCTCTATGGATTTCAGCTTGCCGGAAGGCGGCCAGGAAGTACACCCCCAGGAACATAGATAACTATGTGACTGGGGTGTACGTACCGTAGCCAACGCATCGGCCAGTCGAAAGACGACGAGGAATTAGCCGGCAACCGCAATACGCTTCATATCGGTCATATAGCCACGCAGTTTGTGACCCACTTTCTCGATCTGGTGGCTGCGGATGGCTTCGTTGACATCACGCAGCTGGGCGTTGTCTACCGCGCCTTCGGCAATCGCCGTACCCAGGTCGCCAGTCTGCAGGGTGGTCATGAACTCTTTCAGCAGCGGTACGCAAGCGTAAGAGAACAGGTAGTTACCATATTCAGCGGTATCGGAGATAACCACGTTCATCTCGTACAGACGCTTACGGGCGATGGTGTTGGCGATCAGCGGCAGCTCGTGCAGTGATTCGTAGTAAGCGGACTCTTCGATGATGCCGGAATCGACCATGGTTTCGAACGCCAGCTCAACGCCTGCTTTCACCATCGCAATCATCAGAACGCCTTTATCGAAGTACTCCTGCTCGCCGATTTTACCTTCATACTGCGGCGCGGTTTCGAACGCGGTTTTACCCGTCTCTTCACGCCAGGTCAGCAGTTTCTTATCGTCGTTCGCCCAGTCCGCCATCATACCGGAGGAGAATTCGCCGGAAATGATGTCGTCCATGTGTTTCTGGAACAGCGGCGCCATAATCTCTTTCAGCTGCTCGGAGAGCGCATAAGCGCGCAGTTTCGCCGGGTTAGAGAGGCGATCCATCATCAGGGTGATGCCGCCCTGCTTCAGCGCTTCGGTGATGGTTTCCCAGCCGAACTGAATCAGTTTTTCTGCATACGCCGGGTCGGTACCTTCCGCCACCAGCTTGTCGAAGCACAGCAGAGAACCCGCCTGCAGCATGCCGCAGAGGATGGTCTGCTCGCCCATCAGGTCAGATTTCACTTCTGCCACGAAGGAAGACTCCAGGACGCCCGCACGGTGGCCGCCGGTCGCCGCTGCCCATGCTTTCGCAATGGCCATGCCTTCGCCTTTCGGGTCATTTTCCGGGTGTACCGCGATAAGCGTCGGTACGCCGAAACCGCGTTTGTACTCTTCACGCACTTCGGTACCCGGGCACTTCGGCGCCACCATCACCACGGTGATGTCTTTACGGATCTGCTCGCCCACTTCCACGATGTTGAAGCCGTGGGAGTAGCCCAGCGCCGCGCCGTCTTTCATCAGCGGCTGTACGGAGCGCACAACGTCAGAGTGCTGTTTGTCCGGGGTCAGGTTAACCACCAGGTCCGCCTGTGGGATCAGCTCTTCATAAGTGCCGACTTTAAAACCGTTTTCGGTCGCTTTACGCCAGGAGGCGCGCTTCTCGGCGATCGCTTCTTTGCGCAGCGCATAGGAGATATCCAGGCCGGAGTCACGCATGTTCAGACCCTGGTTCAGACCCTGCGCGCCGCAGCCGACGATGACCACTTTTTTACCCTGAAGGTAGCTGGCGCCATCGGCGAATTCGTCGCGCGCCATAAAGCGGCATTTGCCCAGCTGTGCCAGCTGCTGGCGCAGGTTCAGTGTATTA is part of the Klebsiella quasipneumoniae subsp. quasipneumoniae genome and encodes:
- the trxA gene encoding thioredoxin TrxA — encoded protein: MSDKIIHLTDDSFDTDVLKADGLTLVDFWAEWCGPCKMIAPILDEIAEEYQGKLTVAKLNIDQNPGTAPKYGIRGIPTLLLFKNGEVAATKVGALSKGQLKEFLDANLA
- the rhlB gene encoding ATP-dependent RNA helicase RhlB: MSKTHLTEQKFSDFALHPAVIEALEKKGFHNCTPIQALALPLTLEGRDVAGQAQTGTGKTMAFLTSTFHYLLSHPAIADRQVNQPRALIMAPTRELAVQIHADAEPLAQATGLKLGLAYGGDGYDKQLKVLESGVDILIGTTGRLIDYAKQNHINLGAIQVVVLDEADRMYDLGFIKDIRWLFRRMPPATQRLNMLFSATLSYRVRELAFEQMNNAEYVEVEPEQKTGHRIKEELFYPSNEEKMRLLQTLLEEEWPDRAIVFANTKHRCEDIWGHLAADGHRVGLLTGDVAQKKRLRILEEFTRGDLDILVATDVAARGLHIPAVTHVFNYDLPDDCEDYVHRIGRTGRAGASGHSISLACEEYALNLPAIETYIGHSIPVSKYNPDALMTDLPKPLRLTRARPGNGPRRSGPPRNRRRSG
- the gppA gene encoding guanosine-5'-triphosphate,3'-diphosphate diphosphatase gives rise to the protein MKSMSSTSLYAAIDLGSNSFHMLVVREVAGSIQTLSRIKRKVRLAAGLNSDNTLSAEAMERGWQCLRLFAERLQDIPPAQIRVVATATLRLAVNAGEFLAKAQEILGSPVQVISGEEEARLIYQGVAHTTGGADQRLVVDIGGASTELVTGTGAQTTSLFSLSMGCVTWLERYFADRSLTKENFDLAEAAAREVLLPIADVLRYHGWKVCVGASGTVQALQEIMMAQGMDERITLTKLQQLKQRAIQCGRLEELEIEGLTLERALVFPSGLAILIAIFSELNIQCMTLAGGALREGLVYGMLHLSVEQDIRSRTLRNIQRRFMIDTEQAQRVAGLASHLLSQLDGCWELDPLSRDLLLSACALHEIGLSVDFKRAPQHAAYLVNNLDLPGFTPAQKKLIATLLLNQTNAIDLSSLHQQNAVPPRVAEHLCRLLRLAILFASRRRDDLLPAINLVADDEKLSLTLPENWLDNHPLGAELIEQECQWQSYVHWMLEVK
- the rep gene encoding DNA helicase Rep, yielding MRLNPGQQQAVEFVTGPCLVLAGAGSGKTRVITNKIAHLIRGCGYQARHIAAVTFTNKAAREMKERVGQTLGRKEARGLMISTFHTLGLDIIKREYAALGMKSNFSLFDDTDQVALLKELTEGLIEDDKVVLQQLISTISNWKNDLKTPAQAAAGAKGERDRIFAHCYGLYDAHMKACNVLDFDDLILLPTLLLQRNEEVRERWQNKIRYLLVDEYQDTNTSQYELVKLLVGQRARFTVVGDDDQSIYSWRGARPQNLVLLSQDFPALQVIKLEQNYRSSGRILKAANILIANNPHVFEKRLFSELGYGAELKVLSANNEDHEAERVAGELIAHHFINKTNYKDYAILYRGNHQSRVFEKMLMQNRIPYKISGGTSFFSRPEIKDLLAYLRVLTNPDDDSAFLRIVNTPKREIGPATLQKLGEWAMGRNKGLFTASFDMGLSQMLTGRGYESLTRFTHWLREIQQLAEREPVNAVRDLIRGIDYESWLYETSPSPKAAEMRMKNVNQLFTWMTEMLEGSEIDEPMTLTQVVTRFTLRDMMERGESDEELDQVQLMTLHASKGLEFPYVYLVGMEEGLLPHQSSIDEDNVDEERRLAYVGITRAQKELTFTLCKERRQYGEVVRPEPSRFLLELPQDDLIWEQARKVITAEERMHKGQANVANIRAMLAKAKEKG
- the ppiC gene encoding peptidylprolyl isomerase PpiC gives rise to the protein MKKTAAALHILVKEEKLAQEILAKLERGVSFDHLAKRYSQCPSGRNGGDLGEFQQGAMVGPFDQAVFSCPLLKPYGPVKTKFGYHIIKVLYRR
- the ppiC gene encoding peptidylprolyl isomerase PpiC is translated as MAKTAAALHILVKEEKLALDLLEQIKNGADFGKLAKKHSICPSGKRGGDLGEFRQGQMVPAFDKVVFSCPVLEPTGPLHTQFGYHIIKVLYRK
- the ilvC gene encoding ketol-acid reductoisomerase, producing MANYFNTLNLRQQLAQLGKCRFMARDEFADGASYLQGKKVVIVGCGAQGLNQGLNMRDSGLDISYALRKEAIAEKRASWRKATENGFKVGTYEELIPQADLVVNLTPDKQHSDVVRSVQPLMKDGAALGYSHGFNIVEVGEQIRKDITVVMVAPKCPGTEVREEYKRGFGVPTLIAVHPENDPKGEGMAIAKAWAAATGGHRAGVLESSFVAEVKSDLMGEQTILCGMLQAGSLLCFDKLVAEGTDPAYAEKLIQFGWETITEALKQGGITLMMDRLSNPAKLRAYALSEQLKEIMAPLFQKHMDDIISGEFSSGMMADWANDDKKLLTWREETGKTAFETAPQYEGKIGEQEYFDKGVLMIAMVKAGVELAFETMVDSGIIEESAYYESLHELPLIANTIARKRLYEMNVVISDTAEYGNYLFSYACVPLLKEFMTTLQTGDLGTAIAEGAVDNAQLRDVNEAIRSHQIEKVGHKLRGYMTDMKRIAVAG